A region of the Mesotoga infera genome:
TTACTTCCGAAAGTGATGTTGACGTTAGAATAGACAGGCTTACAGGAGACATAGAGGTCTTCGAAAGGCTTGCTGTAGTCCAATCGGTAGAAAACCCTTCGGTTGAAGTGACGCTGGAGGAAGCTCTTAAAATAGATTCTTCAGTTGAAGTTGGTTCAATAATCGAGAAGAAACTCAACATAAAGAAATTCAAAAGAATTGCCGCTCAGACTGCCAGACAGGTTCTAATTCAGAAAATCCGCGAAAGAGAAAAGGAAAACCTGTTCGACAAGTACGTCGACATGAAGGGAACCGCAACGACTTCCGAGATATTGAGAGTCACCGCCGAATGGATTGATCTTCGAATCGGCAAACTGGAAACCAGAATTCCCACTAAGGAACTCATTCCTGGAGAACAGCCCAGACTGAATTCTCTTATGAAGGTCTTTGTTGTGGACGTGACGAGGTCTGCACGAGGGCCTCGTTTGCTTGTCACGAGGCGGACACCTGAGTTTGTAGTTGAACTGCTGAAACTTCAGGTTCCGGAAATTGCCGGAGGAGATGTCACAGTCAAAGCAATTGCCAGGGAGGAAGGTATCAGGTCGAAAGTTGCTGTGTTCAGCCAGAATACTAAGGTTGATCCGGTCGGAGCTTGCATTGGTGAAAGCGGTACTAGAATCGCCGAAGTCTTGAGAGAAATCAAACCCGAGAAAGTCGACATTTTGAGGTGGAGTGACGATCCCGCAGAATTCGTTGGAAATTCGATTGCGCCCGCCTCGGCGCTTGAAGTGAAAATCGCGAATCCTGAAAACCATGAGGCAGTAGTATATGTCTCGCCAACCCAGCTGTCTCTTGCAATCGGAAAGGGAGGCCAAAACGCGAGACTTGCAGCAAAACTAACTGGCTGGAAGATAGACATAAAACCCATAATGTAGCTCAGTCTGACTTGAACGGAGGCTGATTATGAAGAAAGACCTGCTTAGGGCAGAACTGAAGAAGAGAAATCAGAGGATGACTGCTCAGCGAGAATACGTGCTTAGGTTCTTTCTAGAGGCCGAAACGGATCACCTGAGTGCTGACGAAGTATATCAGAAGGTTCAGGGAAGAAAATTCAGGATAAGTAAGGCAACAGTCTACAGGACGATCGAGTTGCTTGTGGAGATTGGACTCCTAAGGAAAATTACCTTCAGAGACGGAATAATCAGATATGAACCGGTGAAGAAGGGAGAGCATCACCATCATCACATAATCTGCACTAATTGCGGGGCAGTTGTCGAGTTTCACCTGGACAACCTTGAAGATCTTGAAGAGCTCGTAAAATCAAGGACTGGCTACACAATAGATGATCATCAACTGAAGTTCTACGGTTTGTGTCCAAAGTGCCAGAATGCAATGAGAAAAGCAAGCAGCAACAGCAATGACGTCAGATAAGCCGGAAACGGTTCAAGGCGTATAGCTGGAATAGCTTCCCCAATCCTGTTCGTAGTCTCTTCGAGTAAGATCGACATGGCTCTCAGACTTCCCGAAACAAAATCGCTTATAAAACTCAGTCCCAGGATATCTGTCAACAGGATGACTATCATTCCCACGTACGCAGGAACAACAAATATAGGAACCAGGATTATAGTAAGCGGTATTCCGACAACCGATAACGTTCCAAATGTGCTTAGAGATAGTGGAATAACTGCTGCCTGGGCTATCACACCAACTAGAAAAGCCTGGCCAATCAGATTCCTACTCTCGATTTCTGGCAAGAAGATGAGCAGGGCAGCCGTGGCAAAAAAACTTAGTTGAAAAGAGACGGATACGACGATTGAAGGTTGTGCAATAACGAGAATCATTCCCGAGATTCCAAGAATATTGAGCGGGTGCTGGCGGTAATCAATTAGTTTGAATACAGAATAACAGAACAGCATTAGGAAAGTTCTGAGTGCTGAGATTGCCGGGCCGGTAGACAGGGTGTATAAGAAGAGTATCGCAATTGAGATCAAGATTCTTGTGTTTCTGCCCAGCATAAGAAACGAGAGCATAGAATGAACCAGCAGGTACATCAAGCCAATGTGCAGACCTGAAACGGCAAAGAGATGGGCCACTCCGAGATCGGAGATTCTCTCTCTTGTTTCATAATCGATATGCCTTCTGTTACCTGCGAAGATCGCCGCGGCAATTGTATCCCTAAGTTTGTACTTTGAAAGCAGTCCATCAACGAATTTTCCTGGAAAAGAGACAAATTCAATTCTATCGATGCATCCTTCGACGCTTGAGTCAATTCTGAATAGCGGATAAGACTCCTGTCTCTCCAACGTGCCGGCAGTCCAGATTATCTGGCCTGGAAAGGCAATCGTATCTCTATCCGAAAGCCTAATATTCACGGCCGGGGGAAGATTCATCCACTCACCATCAATGAGTATCTTGCCCATGCTTGCCTCGATATTTCCAGATCCTCCTTTGCTAACGCAACCAACGTATTCAACCTTGCCAGTGTCAGGAAGTCTAAGCGTTGTGGTTTGGGCAAGGCAACCAATTCCGAAAAAGACCATCCATGTCAGTGGACCGATCTGCTTCGAGGTAATTAGGAGTACAGCAGTCGCCAGCAAGACTAGAGGCAACCAGCCATTCTCTTTCCAAATCAGTGCAAAAACAAACACTTCTCCCAGCAACACTGCCATGAGACAGTAAAGAAATGGGAAAGCCGTCTTTCTTTTGAGAAGTCCGTCTAGCATATATTTATTCTACATCCCTCGCAACGCTTTGTGAACAACGTGTTCGATGATTCACATGTGATAGAATATTATCGTCGAATGTTCCTGGAGGTTTTGAGGTGAGACAATTTTCTTTTGGCGGGCTGACGCTGGTGGGTTACTATGGATACAATAACCTTGGCGACGATCTTCTATTGCTTTCATCACTATCTCTCATCCAAGAGATAGGTTTTGAAGGGCCGGTCTATTTGCCGGCTGCCTCTCACATAGACAACATAGCTCAGAGATTCCCTTCAAGACTCGATATCAGACTGATCAAGAGATTCGGCGTAAGCGATCTCACAAATTCAATTAAGCACTCGACAGCAACCGTATTTGGAGGAGGTAACCTTCTTCAGGATCAAACAAGCTGGAGAAGTTTCTTATACTATTATGAGATTGCAAAACATACGCTTAGAAACCGCAAACCCCTTCTATTTCTCTCACAGGGGTTCGGCCCAGTGGGCAAATCAGTGAACAGAAATGCTCTAAACCGTTTGTTGAAGAATCCCTTGACTTACGGCGTGATGAGAGATGAAGTAAGTTATAAACATTTCGCATCTATTTCCAGGCGCGCGGTCTTGGGGACGGACTATGGTCCCTATTACCTGCAGAAAGAGGGGATAATTCCTGAGAATCGAACGATGGAGGATGGCCTTGCGGTTATAGTATTGAAGAATGGGACCAACGTTGACGATGTTCTAAGTTCTTTGAGACTCAACAATCTCACCGAAGTCTGTGCCGTGGGCTTCCATAACCACCACGATGAAGAAAAGAGAAGTGAACTTGAATCAAAGGCCAGATCAAATGGATTCAAAGTCAGGAAACCTCCAGAAGACCTTGAAGGAATGATAGAGATCTTCAACAATGCGGAACTAATAATTACTGAGCGTCTTCACGGAGCAATTCTGGCTATCTCCCTTGGAGTCCCTTTTGTTTGGAAGAAGAACAGCAAACTCGATAGATTCGTTAAATCTCTTGACAGGGACTGTAATCTCTCTTTTGAAGGAAGTTGTGAGAGCTTGAGCCTGGCTATTAACAGTTCATTGAAGAATCCGAGGAATCTTAAAGAGTATTACTGGTCACAAATGAATACAACGATCAGCGAGTCCAAAGAGCTGCTTAAGAAACTGTCGTTAAGAAGGTGATTAGATGTGGAAGTATTTCCTGCCGACAAAGATTTTCGCCGGAGTCGAGATAATAGTTCAGAACGCCGGGTTATTGGGGGAGGTTGGAACAAGCGCGTTCTTAGTTACCGGAAAATCGTCCGCCAAGAAATGCGGTGCGCTGGATGAAGTGCAGAGCGTGCTAAAAGGTCTAGATATCCAGAACGAAGTATTTGATGAAGTTGAAGAAAATCCCTCGTTTGCAACGATCGAAAAGGGTGGAAGAAGGCTTTCGGCCAGCGGATGTGATTTTGTGATCGCAATCGGTGGGGGGAGTCCCCTTGACGCCGCTAAAGCGATCTCGGTAATTGGAAGGAACAGCGGATCCAATTGCAGAGATCTGTACAAAGGACAACATCTTCCTGCCTTTCCAATAATTACAGTTCCTACGACATCCGGCACAGGCAGTGAAGTTACACCGTACTCCATTCTAACTGACGGTGAAGGAACCAAGAAAGGCTTCGGAATGCCCTCTACCTTTCCCTACATTTCCTATCTCGATCCAAGGTACACTGTCACTATGCCCACTGACGTGACTGTTGCGACTGCACTAGATGCCCTATCTCATTCAGTAGAGGGAGAGGCAGTTAACAATGGGAGGAATCCACTCGTTAAGATGCTTTCCAGAAAGGCAACTGGAATAATCAAGGAATTGCTTGGAAAGGTCTTGATGAACGAAGACAACGTCTCTTTGAGGGGGGAGATACAGTACGCTGCCACAATTGCGGGAATAGTGATTGCTCATACAGGAACGACGGCTGTTCATGCAGCCGGTTATCCCCTTTCATCCTTCAAAGGGGTGAAACACGGTATGGCCAATGCACTTATGTTGATCAAAATATTCAGGAGGATTGCTAATGCCGATCCAGAGAGAATAGCCAGTGCAATCGAACCCTTTGAAAATCTTGATGAGCTTAAGGCTTTCTTGAAGAAATTTGGCGTGGAAAGGATCGACCTAAGAATCTCAGATGAGGAAATTGAGAATTGGTCAGAAAAGACGGCAAAAGCACCCCACTTGAAAAAGACACCCGGCGATTTCGACAAACAGTTCTTTGCCCAGTTGTACAGGGAGATAAAGAACCATTGAGCTCCAGAGTGATTCTCAAAAGATCAATAAAGAGACGGATTGCATTCGGCCATCCGTGGGTTTATGACAACGAAATAGACAGGAGCGACGATCTTGAAGACGGCTCCATAGTCGATGTCCTAACGCATTCCGGTCAGTTTTTGGGCAGGGGTTATTATAATTCGGGTTCCACAATCAGAGTGAGACTTTTAACAAGGAGAAATTGCAGATTTGACGTCGGTTTCTTCTCAAAGAAGATAGAAAGGTCTGCCCTCTTGAAGTCTTCGCTGCTCAGAACCAGTGATGCCATGAGAATCGTTTTCGGTGAAGCGGACGGACTTCCTGGACTTATAGTAGACAGGTTTTCAGAGTGGCTCGTTGTTCAATTCAACACACTCGGCATAGCGCGTTTGAAAGATGTGATCGTTGAGGCCTTGATATCAGTCTTTAAACCGAAGGGGATATTCGAAAAGAGCGAGGGGATCTCCCTCATCAAAGAAGGTTTGGAAGCGAGAGAGGATTGGATTTACGGAAGCGGACCGGAACTTCTCCCTTTTTCTTCAGATGGAATCATTTTTTTCGCAGATACTAAGGGACAGAAGACCGGGTTCTTCCTCGATCAAAGAGAAAATGCAATAAGATTGTCCCAGTATGCGACTGACCGAGAAATCCTGGATGTTTTTTCTTACACGGGCAATTTTTCTTTCCACTGCATAAAGAAGGGAGCGCGAAGCGCAACTCTGGTAGACGCTTCGGAGAGGGCTCTTTCAGTAGCCAGAGAAACGGCGGAAGCGAATCGATTTACGGACAGTTGTCAATTTGTGAGAGCAAACGCCTTCGATTATCTGAGAGCGAGTGATCTCCCAAGGACCGATCTTGTCATAATTGATCCTCCGGCAATGGCAAAGACCCCTTCTTCGAAGAGGAGCGCTCTGAGAGGGTATAAGGAACTCAACTTGCGGGCAACGAAGATTCTGAAGAATGAAGCACTTCTTGCATCCTCTTCGTGCACTCAGATCGTTTCGGAAGAAGATTGGTCTCGGACTATTAATGACGCTTTTCACGACAGCAAGAAAGTTGGTGTGATTGTATTCAGAGGAGGTCAGCCCGTAGATCATCCCGAGGTTAGCTCGATCTTCGAAACTAGATATTTGAAATTCTGTCTGTATCGAATTTTCGAACTGGCAGATTACTGATCGGCGGATCAAATACTGTCGAAGTATCAATGTAATGCTATAATTCAGAAAAGTCTAACGGCTGGAGGTAGATATATATGGCCAAAGTATACGTTGTGACTTCCGGAAAAGGGGGAGTCGGCAAGACGACAATCACGGCCAATATTGGTTGTGCTCTTGCCAACAAGGGGGCTAAGGTCTGTCTTATCGATGCAGACATAGGTCTTAAGAATCTAGATATCGCTCTGGGCCTTGAAAACAGAGTTGTTCATACAATTCTAGATGTTGCAAACGGTAAGGTGACGGCTTCCGAAGCGCTAGTGAGGCACAAGCAGATCAAAGGGCTATATCTACTTGCAGCCTCTCAAATAGCAACGAAAGAGATGCTTTCCCCAGAAGACATGAAGAAGATGATCGCAGAACTTTATCCGAAATTTGATTACATCATTGTAGATTCTCCCGCAGGAATTGAGAGAGGATTTAGAAATGCAATAGCCGCGGCCGAAAAGGCCTTGATAATAACCACTCCTGAACTGCCCGCAATTACTGACGCGGATCGCGTCATCGGACTTCTCGAAAACTCTGGTATGCAGGAATCAAATATCAGGCTAGTCATAAACCGATTCAAAGTTCAGATGGTCAAACGCGGTGATATGCTTACTAGAGAGGATATTCAGGGGAACCTCGCAATAGATCTGATTGGAATCATCCCCGACAGCGATGAAGTAATCGTGGCGACAAACAAAGGCGTACCGGTTATCCTGAACGGAAACGGCGAAGGAATCGGAAAGGTCTTCGAGAACATTGCTTTGAGGATGAACGGGGAACCTATCCCGGTCGAGCAGGATATCCTTGAGCATGGATCGAAAGGATTCCTTGAATTCCTGAAGCGCATTTTCAGAAGAAATTAAGAGGGAGTTGAAGTGTATGTTCTTTGGACTTTTCAGGAAGAAGAAAAAAACTGAGGGAAGCAGAAAAGAAGCAAAGGATAGACTTGATTCCATAACAGGTGGCCGGAGATACTCGGTACCGGTGAGAGAGGTAATACCACAAGACATTCTTCAAAACAGCGGCAAGGATATGGTACATCAGATAAAGACCTATGTCGCTGATAAATACAAGGTTAAGGAAGAGAATGTCAAGGTTCAGCTTGAAGAACATAACGGATATGTGGTTATCATCACAAACGTAGTTTTCCACTGATTTGTCATGAGATACTCCGTAAACACGAAATTTAGAAACCAGCTAATAGACATTACAGATCTCGTAATCCAGTGTGTCAGAAAGTCGGAAGCTTCTTGTGGTCTTGTCAATGTCTTTGTACCACATACCACGGCCGCAATTACAATTAATGAAAACTCCGATCCCGATGTTGTTCACGATATCTTGCATTGGATGGGTGATGCGATTCCGAAGAGCAATGAATTCAAACACCTGGAAGGAAACTCAGACGCTCACATAAAGGCAACTCTTGTGGGATCTTCGATTTCCATTCCATTCAGAGATGATTCACTCCTTTTGGGAACCTGGCAGTGCGTCTATTTCTGTGAGTTTGATGGTCCCAGAAGCAGGGAAGTTATCGTTACGATAATAGAAAAAGCAATTCTCTGATGGGTCTCACCTTGCATACTTGTTGAGGATCGAGAGAAGACATAGGGGGCGATATGCACAAAGGAAGATTAGCATTTTTTGCTCTTCTGGTTTTTGGATCTTCGCTTTTTGCAATCAGGGGTTTCACGTGGGACATGGGAATCCCTAAGTTCTACTTCTCTTCGGTTTCGATTGCAGTTTTTGTTGTCTTCAGTTCTCTGAAAGCAGTGAGAAAGCCGTATCGCTTGGGCGTTTCTGTCCCGCAGATCTTCGCTCTGTTGTTTGGCGCTTACGCGTGCCTCACAACCCTTCAACTGCTTGGCGCCCTGCCTCAGGTCTTTCTTACTTCGCTTGGCTTTGCGATGAATCTGCTTCTCTTTGTGCTTTTCTCAGTTCTGCTATCTGCAGAGAGGTCCGATGTTCTATTGACAATTCTTCAGCTCTTTATGTTCGCTGGTCTCGTAATTGCCTTCGATGCGGTTTTTTCATTTTATTCTGGTCACGGTTTGTTGTGGGGAACAGACAACAATCCCTTTTCAAGGGGGAATCTATCTTCAGTAATCGGCAATGTCAATTTCACCACCGATTTGATGGCCATGTTACTCTTCCCGGCTGCTTTTCTAACAGTTTCAAACAGGAAGATCTGGAAATTCGATAAGATCCGACGAGCTTTTTATCTGGCACTTTTTTCGCTGTTCCTGATTGTGATTATGATTGGTCAGACCAGAGCTGTATATTATTCTGTAATAGGGTCCATAATCTTTATCGCGGCTTTCTCGATCTTCCCTCTTTTGAGATTCAAATTGAGATCCTTCGCTTCAGCGTTGGATAAGCTGTTCATAGTTCTGCTAATTGTTTCGGCCGCGGGAATAATGATCATCTACTCGGGCGACAATGTGCTCACCAGTGGAAGGTTCAGCTTTTCAGAAAGGATCTCTTATACTACAGAAGACAGTATCTCTGTTGACGTCAGGATTCTTCAGTGGAAAGCAGCGGTCAAGCAGTGGGAAAAATCAGCTGTGCTTGGTACTGGATTTGGATCATACAAGTACCTCTCGACAGAAAACATGGGAGAAGTGATCGTTGAACAACCGAAATACATGTATGTCGCCGGACTTAACAGCATACGCACTCATAACGAGTATCTTCAGCAAATGGGAGAAACGGGAGTAGTCGGAGTCCTGTTGATTGCAGGCTTCGTAATTTCCATGCTGCTAAACACGATCAAAGTGGTGAGAAAATCTTCCTCGGTAGATAGAATCATACAGTATCTTTTTCTAACCGCAGGATTGCTGGTAATTTTTGTTCACTCGATTCTTTCTTTTCCCGGACACTTGATGCCCAACGCTTTGTTCGCCGCCTTCCTCTTTGGCTTCATTATGAGCCCTGATCTAAGTGGTGAGAGGAGAGCCGGTTTTCACGTGAGCAAAGCTCTTCCTCTATTGATGGTTGTGTTTGCTCTAACCACATCCGTTTTGATGAGCCGAACTTTTGTCGCTGAAGGTCTCTTTACCAGAGGCTACATAGAGTATAGAAGACTTGAAAGCATAAATCCTCAGATTCCAGAGCTTGTGAATTCAATCGGCAACATCAGAAAGGAAGTCGAGGCCGCAGAAAGTCTGGAGGGAAAGTACTCATATCTGCAAAGCGAAATCTATGTATCCGAACGGTTCGACGCACTGGCTGAGAGATATCCGAACGCGCCAGTCGAACTACTTCAATCAATGGCTTCTGAAGAACGTGAAAAGGCCTTTGAATCGACTTTGACGGGACTGAACTCTAAGCTCAGAGCTGCTTCTTCGGCCCTTCTAAATGCAAGACAGGATTCGACTGAGAGTTTCTACTCCGCAATGCGAAATCTATCAACTTCACGGGAAATTTCGGGAGGTCAATATCTGTCGGAGGCTTACCTTGGGTATATGTATTTGACGGCACAAAGAAAGGAAGACTTTCGTCTGAAATTAAACATGGCAGGAAGGGATATCGGAAACGCTTTCAGAGAGATTTTCTCAAGAGCTGATATTTTCTCAGACTGGCTTAGCGAAGATACTTCACCCGGAGCAATGCTGCGTGAACTCCAAATTGATCACGCCTATTTGAGCGGCTTGGCAGATCTTCTTAAGCCAGACCTTGAAGCGACGGCCGTATCAGAACTCCTTGAGAATATAGATGTAAACCTGCTGATAGATTATCAGGTGACTCTCGATGCAATAGATGCCCTACTGCGATCCCTAAAAATATCTCCTGATCTTCAGGTGGTGAGGAATGCGGCCAACCTTCTCTTTCGAGTAATCGCTTCTTCCGAAATGATTGCCAACGAACTTGAGAATTTCGACCCTTACGTAATTAGCAGTAACGACTTGAATAGTCTTGTAGAAACGATCAAAAGAATTCCAGAATCAGAAAGAGAAGACCTTACGACTCTCTATGATATCGCGATTGATTACAATCCCGGAGGATGGCTAAAAGGGAACGATAACATTTACGGCGAATATTCGAGAAACCTGCTGCTGCTTTACGGTTTGGAGGCATTGGATAAAGTGCTTGAAATAGCAGAAAAAGAAGTGTTCGCATGGAGTGTGATGAAAGCCACCGATAGAGTTGTTCCTTCAGGCTCGATAGGAGAACTGACTCCTCTCAAAGAGCATGTTTCAAAGACTTGGTTTGACGATCTGTATGGAGAAGTGCATTCCTGGTGCAAAGACACTTCAATAGAGATCTCAATGGAGATTGAGGAAGGAGAGCTCTCTGAAGAAGCTTTGAGTAAAGCGAAGACGGCCCTCGACAATAGCGAGAAGTTCCTGCAGCTTCATTTGTTGTGGTAAGAATCAAAAGTCACCGGGGCGTTACACAGGTAATATGCCGGGTAATGTGGACGTTATTAATCGGACTTATGATTGTGTTGATGTAAATGGAGGTATGTTTATGCTGGAGGTCAAGGAAATCAAGTTAGTCCGGGAAGAACGCAAGATTCTGAACAATCTCACGGCTTCCTTTGAAAAGGGTCGAGTTTACGCGATTCTCGGAAACAACGGCGTTGGAAAATCAACATTATCATATGTTCTTATGGGTCTTGAGTCGCATAAAGACTACGAGGGAAATATATACTTTGATGGGGAAGAGATAGATCTCTTGTCAGTATCGGAGAGAGCAAAGAAAGGCATCTCTCTTGGTTGGCAGGAACCGGT
Encoded here:
- a CDS encoding cell division topological specificity factor MinE codes for the protein MFFGLFRKKKKTEGSRKEAKDRLDSITGGRRYSVPVREVIPQDILQNSGKDMVHQIKTYVADKYKVKEENVKVQLEEHNGYVVIITNVVFH
- a CDS encoding YjbQ family protein; this translates as MRYSVNTKFRNQLIDITDLVIQCVRKSEASCGLVNVFVPHTTAAITINENSDPDVVHDILHWMGDAIPKSNEFKHLEGNSDAHIKATLVGSSISIPFRDDSLLLGTWQCVYFCEFDGPRSREVIVTIIEKAIL
- a CDS encoding polysaccharide pyruvyl transferase, with the protein product MRQFSFGGLTLVGYYGYNNLGDDLLLLSSLSLIQEIGFEGPVYLPAASHIDNIAQRFPSRLDIRLIKRFGVSDLTNSIKHSTATVFGGGNLLQDQTSWRSFLYYYEIAKHTLRNRKPLLFLSQGFGPVGKSVNRNALNRLLKNPLTYGVMRDEVSYKHFASISRRAVLGTDYGPYYLQKEGIIPENRTMEDGLAVIVLKNGTNVDDVLSSLRLNNLTEVCAVGFHNHHDEEKRSELESKARSNGFKVRKPPEDLEGMIEIFNNAELIITERLHGAILAISLGVPFVWKKNSKLDRFVKSLDRDCNLSFEGSCESLSLAINSSLKNPRNLKEYYWSQMNTTISESKELLKKLSLRR
- the minD gene encoding septum site-determining protein MinD codes for the protein MAKVYVVTSGKGGVGKTTITANIGCALANKGAKVCLIDADIGLKNLDIALGLENRVVHTILDVANGKVTASEALVRHKQIKGLYLLAASQIATKEMLSPEDMKKMIAELYPKFDYIIVDSPAGIERGFRNAIAAAEKALIITTPELPAITDADRVIGLLENSGMQESNIRLVINRFKVQMVKRGDMLTREDIQGNLAIDLIGIIPDSDEVIVATNKGVPVILNGNGEGIGKVFENIALRMNGEPIPVEQDILEHGSKGFLEFLKRIFRRN
- a CDS encoding transcriptional repressor, producing the protein MKKDLLRAELKKRNQRMTAQREYVLRFFLEAETDHLSADEVYQKVQGRKFRISKATVYRTIELLVEIGLLRKITFRDGIIRYEPVKKGEHHHHHIICTNCGAVVEFHLDNLEDLEELVKSRTGYTIDDHQLKFYGLCPKCQNAMRKASSNSNDVR
- a CDS encoding O-antigen ligase family protein translates to MHKGRLAFFALLVFGSSLFAIRGFTWDMGIPKFYFSSVSIAVFVVFSSLKAVRKPYRLGVSVPQIFALLFGAYACLTTLQLLGALPQVFLTSLGFAMNLLLFVLFSVLLSAERSDVLLTILQLFMFAGLVIAFDAVFSFYSGHGLLWGTDNNPFSRGNLSSVIGNVNFTTDLMAMLLFPAAFLTVSNRKIWKFDKIRRAFYLALFSLFLIVIMIGQTRAVYYSVIGSIIFIAAFSIFPLLRFKLRSFASALDKLFIVLLIVSAAGIMIIYSGDNVLTSGRFSFSERISYTTEDSISVDVRILQWKAAVKQWEKSAVLGTGFGSYKYLSTENMGEVIVEQPKYMYVAGLNSIRTHNEYLQQMGETGVVGVLLIAGFVISMLLNTIKVVRKSSSVDRIIQYLFLTAGLLVIFVHSILSFPGHLMPNALFAAFLFGFIMSPDLSGERRAGFHVSKALPLLMVVFALTTSVLMSRTFVAEGLFTRGYIEYRRLESINPQIPELVNSIGNIRKEVEAAESLEGKYSYLQSEIYVSERFDALAERYPNAPVELLQSMASEEREKAFESTLTGLNSKLRAASSALLNARQDSTESFYSAMRNLSTSREISGGQYLSEAYLGYMYLTAQRKEDFRLKLNMAGRDIGNAFREIFSRADIFSDWLSEDTSPGAMLRELQIDHAYLSGLADLLKPDLEATAVSELLENIDVNLLIDYQVTLDAIDALLRSLKISPDLQVVRNAANLLFRVIASSEMIANELENFDPYVISSNDLNSLVETIKRIPESEREDLTTLYDIAIDYNPGGWLKGNDNIYGEYSRNLLLLYGLEALDKVLEIAEKEVFAWSVMKATDRVVPSGSIGELTPLKEHVSKTWFDDLYGEVHSWCKDTSIEISMEIEEGELSEEALSKAKTALDNSEKFLQLHLLW
- the nusA gene encoding transcription termination factor NusA produces the protein MNLNLLEALDQLQDEKNIEKEEVLDILEKALQSAYKKNFTSESDVDVRIDRLTGDIEVFERLAVVQSVENPSVEVTLEEALKIDSSVEVGSIIEKKLNIKKFKRIAAQTARQVLIQKIREREKENLFDKYVDMKGTATTSEILRVTAEWIDLRIGKLETRIPTKELIPGEQPRLNSLMKVFVVDVTRSARGPRLLVTRRTPEFVVELLKLQVPEIAGGDVTVKAIAREEGIRSKVAVFSQNTKVDPVGACIGESGTRIAEVLREIKPEKVDILRWSDDPAEFVGNSIAPASALEVKIANPENHEAVVYVSPTQLSLAIGKGGQNARLAAKLTGWKIDIKPIM
- a CDS encoding iron-containing alcohol dehydrogenase, with the translated sequence MWKYFLPTKIFAGVEIIVQNAGLLGEVGTSAFLVTGKSSAKKCGALDEVQSVLKGLDIQNEVFDEVEENPSFATIEKGGRRLSASGCDFVIAIGGGSPLDAAKAISVIGRNSGSNCRDLYKGQHLPAFPIITVPTTSGTGSEVTPYSILTDGEGTKKGFGMPSTFPYISYLDPRYTVTMPTDVTVATALDALSHSVEGEAVNNGRNPLVKMLSRKATGIIKELLGKVLMNEDNVSLRGEIQYAATIAGIVIAHTGTTAVHAAGYPLSSFKGVKHGMANALMLIKIFRRIANADPERIASAIEPFENLDELKAFLKKFGVERIDLRISDEEIENWSEKTAKAPHLKKTPGDFDKQFFAQLYREIKNH
- a CDS encoding class I SAM-dependent rRNA methyltransferase, whose amino-acid sequence is MSSRVILKRSIKRRIAFGHPWVYDNEIDRSDDLEDGSIVDVLTHSGQFLGRGYYNSGSTIRVRLLTRRNCRFDVGFFSKKIERSALLKSSLLRTSDAMRIVFGEADGLPGLIVDRFSEWLVVQFNTLGIARLKDVIVEALISVFKPKGIFEKSEGISLIKEGLEAREDWIYGSGPELLPFSSDGIIFFADTKGQKTGFFLDQRENAIRLSQYATDREILDVFSYTGNFSFHCIKKGARSATLVDASERALSVARETAEANRFTDSCQFVRANAFDYLRASDLPRTDLVIIDPPAMAKTPSSKRSALRGYKELNLRATKILKNEALLASSSCTQIVSEEDWSRTINDAFHDSKKVGVIVFRGGQPVDHPEVSSIFETRYLKFCLYRIFELADY
- a CDS encoding ComEC/Rec2 family competence protein, with translation MLDGLLKRKTAFPFLYCLMAVLLGEVFVFALIWKENGWLPLVLLATAVLLITSKQIGPLTWMVFFGIGCLAQTTTLRLPDTGKVEYVGCVSKGGSGNIEASMGKILIDGEWMNLPPAVNIRLSDRDTIAFPGQIIWTAGTLERQESYPLFRIDSSVEGCIDRIEFVSFPGKFVDGLLSKYKLRDTIAAAIFAGNRRHIDYETRERISDLGVAHLFAVSGLHIGLMYLLVHSMLSFLMLGRNTRILISIAILFLYTLSTGPAISALRTFLMLFCYSVFKLIDYRQHPLNILGISGMILVIAQPSIVVSVSFQLSFFATAALLIFLPEIESRNLIGQAFLVGVIAQAAVIPLSLSTFGTLSVVGIPLTIILVPIFVVPAYVGMIVILLTDILGLSFISDFVSGSLRAMSILLEETTNRIGEAIPAIRLEPFPAYLTSLLLLLAFLIAFWHFGHKP